A single window of Dermacentor albipictus isolate Rhodes 1998 colony chromosome 1, USDA_Dalb.pri_finalv2, whole genome shotgun sequence DNA harbors:
- the LOC139052886 gene encoding ubiquitin-conjugating enzyme E2Q-like protein CG4502 isoform X1, with protein sequence MSLMARDRQAEKGQAGTDDAATRHDQALDPPAEQGSSDDADGRQGQEAAENAADHGGPAESVHSEESGSVAQAEGSAVDTDGSGQGDAAVTLHRSPRWYFSGRLKLKGRNRGASKPAASMAAAALRKLFRGDRHRLSTGANHNEPKKKSAEGGSRLLSMCAGKASSERGQGKAARKPAEGASPRAPGSPAAAGGGGDTAADAAVSSSRTARSPRNRVAPCSQQAAVRARRLMRELQEIRRQQTRGQQPSFTVDLVEDNLYEWHVRLYQVDPESPLWRDMQESGVSCVQLSVSFPENFPFAPPFVRVLAPHIERGFVMEGGAICMELLTPRGWASAYTVEAILVQVAASLSKGQARIATKPGKQFNRKLAESSFRSLVKTHDKYGWVTPPLADG encoded by the exons ATGTCGCTGATGGCTCGCGATCGGCAAGCAGAGAAGGGCCAGGCAGGCACCGACGACGCAGCCACGCGTCACGACCAGGCTCTCGATCCGCCAGCCGAACAGGGGAGCAGCGACGACGCCGACGGGCGTCAAGGCCAGGAAGCCGCGGAGAACGCAGCGGACCACGGCGGTCCCGCTGAATCGGTGCACAGCGAGGAGTCAGGGTCGGTCGCACAGGCCGAGGGCTCCGCTGTGGACACCGACGGTTCTGGTCAG GGCGATGCCGCGGTGACGCTGCACCGTTCGCCGCGCTGGTACTTCAGTGGGCGCCTGAAGCTGAAAGGCCGGAACCGCGGCGCGTCCAAGCCAGCAGCATCCATGGCAGCGGCCGCGCTGCGCAAGCTGTTCCGCGGCGATCGCCACCGGCTGAGCACGGGCGCCAACCACAATGAGCCCAAGAAGAAGAGCGCCGAGGGCGGCAGCCGCCTGCTCAGCATGTGCGCCGGAAAGGCTTCCTCCG AGCGCGGACAAGGCAAGGCGGCCCGCAAGCCAGCTGAAGGCGCCTCGCCGCGTGCCCCGGGGAGCCCTGCCGCCGCCGGCGGAGGCGGCGACACCGCAGCGGACGCAGCCGTGTCCTCGTCCCGCACGGCGCGCAGCCCCCGCAACCGCGTGGCGCCCTGTTCCCAGCAGGCGGCCGTCCGCGCGCGCCGTCTGATGCGCGAGCTCCAGGAGATCCGGCGACAGCAGACCCGCGGCCAGCAGCCTTCCTTCACCGTGGACCTAGTCGAGGACAACCTCTACGAGTGGCATGTGCGCCTCTACCAG GTGGATCCGGAGAGCCCGCTGTGGCGCGACATGCAGGAGTCGGGCGTGTCGTGCGTCCAGCTGAGCGTCTCCTTCCCGGAGAACTTCCCGTTCGCGCCCCCGTTCGTGCGCGTGCTGGCACCGCACATCGAGCGCGGCTTCGTCATGGAAGGCGGCGCCATCTGCATGGAGCTGCTCACTCCACGGGGATGGGCGTCTGCTTACACGGTCGAGGCCATTCTCGTCCAG GTGGCCGCGTCGCTGTCCAAGGGCCAGGCCCGCATCGCCACCAAACCAGGCAAACAGTTCAACAGGAAGCTGGCCGAGTCCTCTTTCCGCAGCCTGGTCAAGACTCACGACAAGTACGGGTGGGTGACCCCCCCGCTGGCCGACGGCTGA
- the LOC139052886 gene encoding ubiquitin-conjugating enzyme E2Q-like protein 1 isoform X2, which yields MAAAALRKLFRGDRHRLSTGANHNEPKKKSAEGGSRLLSMCAGKASSERGQGKAARKPAEGASPRAPGSPAAAGGGGDTAADAAVSSSRTARSPRNRVAPCSQQAAVRARRLMRELQEIRRQQTRGQQPSFTVDLVEDNLYEWHVRLYQVDPESPLWRDMQESGVSCVQLSVSFPENFPFAPPFVRVLAPHIERGFVMEGGAICMELLTPRGWASAYTVEAILVQVAASLSKGQARIATKPGKQFNRKLAESSFRSLVKTHDKYGWVTPPLADG from the exons ATGGCAGCGGCCGCGCTGCGCAAGCTGTTCCGCGGCGATCGCCACCGGCTGAGCACGGGCGCCAACCACAATGAGCCCAAGAAGAAGAGCGCCGAGGGCGGCAGCCGCCTGCTCAGCATGTGCGCCGGAAAGGCTTCCTCCG AGCGCGGACAAGGCAAGGCGGCCCGCAAGCCAGCTGAAGGCGCCTCGCCGCGTGCCCCGGGGAGCCCTGCCGCCGCCGGCGGAGGCGGCGACACCGCAGCGGACGCAGCCGTGTCCTCGTCCCGCACGGCGCGCAGCCCCCGCAACCGCGTGGCGCCCTGTTCCCAGCAGGCGGCCGTCCGCGCGCGCCGTCTGATGCGCGAGCTCCAGGAGATCCGGCGACAGCAGACCCGCGGCCAGCAGCCTTCCTTCACCGTGGACCTAGTCGAGGACAACCTCTACGAGTGGCATGTGCGCCTCTACCAG GTGGATCCGGAGAGCCCGCTGTGGCGCGACATGCAGGAGTCGGGCGTGTCGTGCGTCCAGCTGAGCGTCTCCTTCCCGGAGAACTTCCCGTTCGCGCCCCCGTTCGTGCGCGTGCTGGCACCGCACATCGAGCGCGGCTTCGTCATGGAAGGCGGCGCCATCTGCATGGAGCTGCTCACTCCACGGGGATGGGCGTCTGCTTACACGGTCGAGGCCATTCTCGTCCAG GTGGCCGCGTCGCTGTCCAAGGGCCAGGCCCGCATCGCCACCAAACCAGGCAAACAGTTCAACAGGAAGCTGGCCGAGTCCTCTTTCCGCAGCCTGGTCAAGACTCACGACAAGTACGGGTGGGTGACCCCCCCGCTGGCCGACGGCTGA